In a single window of the Aridibaculum aurantiacum genome:
- a CDS encoding CcoQ/FixQ family Cbb3-type cytochrome c oxidase assembly chaperone translates to MKFINYLEKITGVDVFGMSSFLIFFTFFIIMALWALRADKKLIEVLSNIPLDGDDKK, encoded by the coding sequence GTGAAATTCATAAACTACCTAGAGAAAATAACAGGAGTAGATGTATTCGGCATGAGTTCATTTCTCATCTTCTTCACCTTTTTTATCATCATGGCGCTGTGGGCGCTACGTGCCGATAAAAAACTGATAGAAGTGCTAAGCAACATCCCGCTGGATGGCGATGACAAAAAATAA
- the ccoN gene encoding cytochrome-c oxidase, cbb3-type subunit I — MQVEKFYYDNRIVKMFAYATILWGAVGMLVGLLASVQMFLPAANFNFAPTTFGRVRPLHTNAVIFAFVGNGIFMGVYYSLQRLCKARMFSDALSKIHFWGWQLIIVAAAITLLAGYSTGKEYAELEWPIDVAITLIWVLFGINMFGTIIKRRESHLYVAIWFYIATWVTVAMLHIVNSFEIPVTFFKSYSWYAGVQDALVQWWYGHNAVAFFLTTPYLGLMYYFLPKAANRPVYSYRLSIIHFWALIFIYIWAGPHHLLYTALPDWAQSLGVVFSVMLIAPSWGGMLNGLFTLRGAWDKVREDAVLKFMVVAVTCYGMATFEGPMLSLKNVNGIAHYTDWIVAHVHVGALGWNGFLTFGVLYWIIPKIFKTSLYSKKLANAHFWVGTIGIVLYAVPLYWAGFTQSMMWKTFTEEGQLKFQFLETVTHILPMYMTRSVGGLLYLVGVFIMIYNIYKTVAAGKLVANEAAEAPPLPKVIEVHGKQHWHRWIERRPVQMLVYSLIAVAIGGVLEIVPTFLIKSNVPTISSVQPYTPLELHGRDLYVQEGCYTCHSQMIRPFRDEVARYGEYSKAGEFIYDHPFQWGSKRTGPDLARIGGKYPDSWHYNHMLEPQSMSPGSIMPSYPWMMDKKVDTSIIPAKIRAMQTLGVPYEAGYDKVATKDYMEQANKIKESLKKDKLEASSTSEIVALIAYLQRVGTDIKAEPKQVADLK; from the coding sequence ATGCAAGTAGAAAAATTTTATTATGACAATCGCATCGTAAAGATGTTTGCCTATGCTACCATATTATGGGGTGCCGTAGGTATGCTGGTAGGTTTACTGGCATCGGTGCAAATGTTTTTACCGGCGGCCAATTTCAATTTTGCCCCAACCACCTTTGGACGCGTAAGACCATTGCATACCAATGCAGTGATTTTTGCTTTTGTAGGTAATGGAATTTTCATGGGCGTGTACTATTCGCTGCAGCGCCTGTGTAAAGCGCGCATGTTTAGCGATGCACTTAGTAAAATACATTTCTGGGGATGGCAGCTGATCATAGTCGCTGCAGCCATCACCTTACTGGCAGGGTATTCTACCGGTAAAGAATATGCTGAATTAGAATGGCCGATTGATGTTGCTATCACACTTATCTGGGTATTGTTTGGTATCAATATGTTTGGCACCATCATCAAGCGCAGGGAAAGTCATTTATATGTAGCTATATGGTTTTATATAGCCACCTGGGTTACGGTAGCTATGCTGCACATTGTAAACTCTTTTGAGATTCCTGTTACATTCTTCAAAAGCTATAGCTGGTATGCAGGTGTACAGGATGCGCTGGTACAGTGGTGGTACGGGCACAATGCAGTAGCATTTTTCCTTACTACTCCTTACCTGGGCCTGATGTATTACTTCCTTCCTAAGGCAGCCAATCGCCCGGTATACAGCTACCGTCTTTCTATCATTCACTTCTGGGCGCTCATCTTTATTTATATATGGGCAGGTCCTCACCACCTGTTGTACACTGCACTACCTGATTGGGCACAAAGCCTTGGAGTGGTATTCAGTGTTATGCTGATTGCTCCATCATGGGGAGGTATGCTGAATGGTTTATTTACCCTACGTGGCGCATGGGATAAAGTGCGTGAGGATGCAGTATTGAAGTTCATGGTAGTAGCCGTTACCTGTTATGGTATGGCCACCTTTGAAGGCCCGATGCTGAGCCTGAAAAATGTGAACGGTATAGCTCATTACACTGACTGGATAGTAGCACACGTACACGTAGGTGCACTAGGCTGGAACGGCTTTCTCACCTTTGGTGTTCTTTACTGGATCATCCCTAAAATTTTCAAAACAAGCCTATACTCTAAGAAGCTGGCCAATGCGCACTTCTGGGTAGGTACTATTGGTATTGTACTGTATGCAGTGCCATTGTATTGGGCTGGTTTCACACAAAGTATGATGTGGAAGACCTTCACTGAAGAAGGTCAGCTGAAGTTCCAGTTCCTTGAAACTGTAACACACATTCTGCCTATGTATATGACACGTAGCGTAGGTGGATTGCTTTACCTGGTAGGTGTGTTTATAATGATATACAACATTTATAAAACCGTAGCTGCAGGCAAACTGGTAGCCAACGAAGCTGCAGAAGCGCCACCATTACCTAAAGTAATAGAAGTACATGGTAAGCAACACTGGCATCGCTGGATAGAAAGACGCCCTGTACAAATGTTGGTGTATAGTCTCATAGCAGTAGCGATAGGTGGTGTCCTGGAGATCGTTCCTACATTCCTTATCAAGAGCAATGTACCTACTATTTCATCTGTACAACCTTACACTCCGCTTGAGCTGCATGGCCGCGACCTGTATGTGCAGGAAGGATGTTATACCTGTCACTCGCAAATGATACGCCCTTTCCGCGACGAGGTAGCACGCTATGGCGAGTATAGCAAAGCAGGCGAGTTCATTTACGATCATCCTTTCCAGTGGGGAAGCAAGCGCACCGGTCCGGACCTTGCCCGTATAGGTGGCAAGTATCCTGATAGCTGGCACTACAACCACATGCTGGAGCCGCAGAGCATGTCGCCGGGTTCTATCATGCCTTCTTACCCATGGATGATGGATAAAAAAGTTGACACCAGTATCATACCTGCCAAAATACGTGCTATGCAAACGCTCGGTGTTCCTTACGAAGCAGGTTACGATAAAGTAGCTACTAAAGATTACATGGAGCAGGCCAACAAAATAAAAGAGAGCCTGAAGAAGGATAAGCTGGAAGCTAGCAGCACCAGCGAAATAGTAGCCTTGATAGCTTACCTGCAGCGCGTAGGCACCGATATAAAAGCAGAACCTAAACAAGTAGCAGATCTTAAGTAG
- the ccoS gene encoding cbb3-type cytochrome oxidase assembly protein CcoS, translating into MSVIFLLLIASITVAGLFLLAFLWSVKKGQFDDEQSPPVRMLFDDPPSQP; encoded by the coding sequence ATGAGTGTCATATTCCTTTTATTAATAGCAAGTATAACCGTAGCAGGACTGTTCCTGCTGGCGTTTTTATGGAGCGTAAAAAAAGGTCAGTTTGATGATGAACAAAGCCCGCCGGTAAGAATGTTGTTTGACGATCCTCCTTCTCAACCCTAA
- the eno gene encoding phosphopyruvate hydratase, which produces MSYISEIHARQILDSRGNPTVEVDVITDNGTIGRAAVPSGASTGIHEAVELRDNDKGVYMGKGVLQAVKNVNEIIADPLLGWPVNDQTGIDAQLLELDGTENKSKLGANATLAVSMAVAKAAAQESGLPLFRYLGGVNSTLLPMPLMNILNGGAHADNKIDYQEFMIVPVGATTFSEGLQWGVEIFHHLKTVLKKKGYSTNVGDEGGFAPNIQSNEEAIETVLEAIEAAGYKAGSQIGIALDAASSEMWKGDENVYHFHKSDGKKLSVEQMVEYWVEWANKYPIISIEDGMAEEDWKGWKLLTDALGKKVQLVGDDLFVTNTKILQRGIDEGVANSILIKVNQIGTLTETINAVQLAQQNGYTTIMSHRSGETEDTTIADLAVALNCGQIKTGSASRTDRVAKYNQLIRIEEMLAESAIYPKGRIRFSK; this is translated from the coding sequence ATGAGCTACATTTCAGAAATTCATGCCCGGCAGATACTTGACAGCCGCGGTAATCCAACTGTAGAAGTAGATGTAATAACAGATAATGGTACTATAGGACGTGCAGCTGTTCCAAGTGGCGCCAGCACAGGTATACACGAGGCGGTAGAACTACGCGACAATGATAAAGGCGTATACATGGGTAAAGGTGTACTGCAGGCTGTAAAAAATGTAAATGAAATAATTGCTGATCCACTGCTTGGCTGGCCGGTAAACGACCAGACCGGAATAGATGCACAACTGCTGGAGCTGGATGGCACAGAAAATAAAAGCAAACTGGGTGCTAATGCTACCCTGGCAGTAAGTATGGCTGTAGCCAAAGCTGCTGCACAGGAAAGTGGCCTTCCGCTGTTTAGGTACCTGGGTGGTGTAAACAGCACCTTGCTGCCAATGCCACTAATGAACATCCTGAATGGTGGTGCACATGCTGATAACAAAATAGATTACCAGGAGTTTATGATCGTACCTGTAGGCGCTACTACTTTTAGTGAAGGCCTACAGTGGGGCGTTGAAATATTCCACCACCTGAAGACTGTACTAAAGAAAAAAGGATACAGCACCAACGTAGGTGACGAAGGAGGTTTTGCTCCAAACATCCAGAGCAATGAAGAAGCTATTGAAACCGTGCTGGAAGCTATAGAAGCAGCAGGTTACAAAGCAGGTTCACAAATAGGTATTGCACTGGATGCAGCATCGAGCGAAATGTGGAAAGGCGACGAGAATGTTTACCATTTCCATAAGAGCGATGGCAAAAAGCTGAGCGTAGAGCAGATGGTGGAATACTGGGTAGAGTGGGCTAACAAATACCCTATCATCAGTATAGAAGATGGTATGGCCGAAGAAGACTGGAAAGGATGGAAGCTGCTTACTGATGCGCTTGGTAAAAAAGTACAGCTGGTAGGTGACGATCTATTTGTTACAAACACAAAGATCCTTCAGCGCGGTATAGACGAAGGAGTAGCAAACAGTATCCTGATAAAGGTGAACCAGATAGGAACACTTACAGAAACCATCAATGCGGTACAACTGGCGCAGCAAAATGGCTATACTACCATTATGAGCCATCGCAGCGGCGAAACAGAAGATACTACCATTGCTGACCTGGCTGTTGCTTTGAATTGCGGCCAGATTAAAACAGGTAGTGCCAGCCGTACAGATCGTGTAGCTAAGTACAACCAACTAATAAGAATAGAAGAAATGCTGGCTGAGTCTGCGATATACCCAAAAGGCAGGATCCGCTTTAGCAAGTAA
- a CDS encoding FtsB family cell division protein, with amino-acid sequence MQKLSFVFSMIKNKYLLSVLVFVVWISFFDRNDLFTQWERKNELEKLETSKAYYEAEIISTEKELAELQNNPAALEKFARENFYLKRPEEQVFIVVKPEVENSEVTKQ; translated from the coding sequence ATGCAAAAGCTTTCATTCGTTTTCTCCATGATCAAAAATAAATACCTGCTATCGGTGTTGGTGTTCGTGGTATGGATCAGTTTTTTCGATCGGAACGATCTATTTACACAATGGGAGCGTAAGAACGAACTGGAGAAACTGGAAACAAGCAAGGCTTATTACGAAGCCGAAATCATTTCTACAGAAAAGGAACTGGCAGAGCTGCAGAACAATCCCGCAGCATTAGAGAAGTTTGCCAGGGAGAATTTTTACCTGAAGAGGCCTGAGGAGCAGGTGTTTATAGTTGTAAAGCCGGAAGTGGAAAATTCTGAGGTAACAAAACAATAA
- the nth gene encoding endonuclease III: MKRDRYRFVIEYFQQHSPDAETELNFENPYQLLVAVILSAQCTDKRVNMTTPDLFRKYPNAFKLADAQYDDLFDIIKSISFPGNKTRHLLGMARILVDKHNGEVPLTVEELVELPGVGRKTAHVITSVVDNQPHMAVDTHVFRVSARIGLTTNATTPLATEKQLVKHLPQDLIYIAHHWLILHGRYICVARNPKCHECGLKPACKFYQATQKAATKKSAAV; this comes from the coding sequence ATGAAGCGCGATAGATACCGGTTTGTTATTGAATACTTTCAACAACATTCGCCGGATGCAGAGACGGAGCTGAATTTTGAAAATCCTTATCAACTGCTGGTAGCAGTTATTTTATCTGCCCAATGTACCGACAAGCGGGTGAACATGACCACACCCGACCTCTTCAGGAAATATCCTAATGCCTTCAAACTAGCCGATGCACAATACGATGATCTGTTTGATATCATCAAAAGCATTTCTTTTCCCGGCAATAAAACCCGCCACCTACTGGGTATGGCGCGCATCCTGGTCGACAAACACAATGGTGAAGTGCCACTGACCGTGGAGGAGCTGGTAGAACTACCCGGTGTAGGAAGAAAAACGGCTCATGTGATTACTTCGGTAGTTGATAACCAGCCGCACATGGCCGTAGATACACACGTCTTCAGGGTTTCGGCCAGGATAGGTTTAACTACCAATGCCACCACACCACTAGCTACTGAAAAGCAACTGGTAAAACATCTTCCTCAAGACCTTATTTACATAGCTCACCACTGGCTGATACTGCACGGCAGGTATATATGTGTAGCGCGAAATCCAAAGTGTCATGAGTGCGGGCTGAAGCCTGCATGTAAGTTTTACCAGGCTACGCAAAAG